A region from the Gemmatimonadota bacterium genome encodes:
- a CDS encoding amidase, with product MIDRRRFIETTVAGGMGAAALGTSGCGPAGSTPVGREGREAVPPFELDEVTVEQLQRAMETGERSARSITELYLQRIADLNTQGPELRAVIETNPDALQIAEELDAERAAGRVRGPLHGIPVALKDNIDTHDRMPTTAGSLALEGSIPPTDAFIAQKLREAGAIILAKLNLSEWAYFRGERATSGWSGRGGQCRNPYALDRNPCGSSSGSGVAASANLAALTIGTETGGSIMCPSSSNGVVGIKPTVGLWSRSGIIPISHSQDTAGPMCRTVRDAALLLGPLTGVDPRDGATAASQGNALSDYAPFLDPAGLRGARIGVARSFTGFDPRVTALFEDAVEAMRAAGAVIIDPANLTQSAWNDNLPLTLLEYEFKADLNAYLATLGPDAPVKTLAEVIEFNIRNADREMPYFGQERMIAAQARGPLTDPEYLNAQRTIQRANREDGIDRLMAEHNLDAIVAPTRDIPWPTDHIKGDRADGGSSAGPAAIAGYPDISVPMGFVGGLPLGISFFGRAWSEPTLIRIAYAFEQATNHRRMPTFAATLG from the coding sequence ATGATCGACCGTCGACGCTTCATCGAGACCACCGTGGCAGGGGGGATGGGGGCGGCGGCCCTGGGGACGTCCGGCTGTGGTCCGGCTGGATCCACCCCCGTCGGCCGCGAGGGGAGGGAGGCCGTGCCGCCCTTCGAGCTCGATGAGGTCACTGTCGAGCAGCTCCAGCGCGCCATGGAGACGGGCGAGCGCTCGGCGCGCTCCATCACCGAGCTCTACCTGCAGCGGATTGCGGACCTCAACACCCAGGGGCCGGAGCTACGAGCGGTCATCGAGACCAACCCGGACGCCCTGCAGATCGCCGAGGAGTTGGACGCAGAGCGCGCGGCGGGCCGAGTCAGGGGGCCGCTGCACGGCATCCCGGTGGCGCTGAAGGACAACATCGACACGCACGATCGCATGCCCACGACAGCGGGCTCCCTCGCCCTGGAGGGCTCCATCCCCCCCACGGACGCGTTCATCGCGCAGAAGTTGCGTGAAGCGGGCGCCATCATCCTGGCCAAGCTCAACCTGAGCGAGTGGGCCTATTTTCGCGGTGAGCGCGCCACGAGCGGGTGGAGCGGGCGGGGCGGGCAGTGTCGCAACCCGTACGCATTGGATCGCAACCCGTGCGGCTCCAGCTCGGGGTCGGGCGTCGCCGCTTCTGCGAATCTGGCCGCCTTGACCATCGGCACCGAGACGGGGGGGTCCATCATGTGTCCGTCGTCCAGCAACGGAGTCGTGGGCATCAAGCCCACCGTGGGCCTATGGAGTCGCTCGGGGATCATTCCGATCTCCCATTCCCAGGACACGGCCGGACCCATGTGCCGGACGGTACGCGATGCGGCGCTGCTCCTGGGGCCGCTCACCGGCGTCGACCCGCGGGACGGGGCCACCGCCGCCAGTCAGGGGAACGCCCTCAGCGACTACGCTCCGTTCCTGGATCCAGCGGGCCTCCGCGGTGCGCGCATCGGCGTCGCCCGCAGCTTCACCGGCTTCGATCCGCGCGTCACGGCGCTGTTCGAGGATGCCGTCGAGGCCATGCGGGCTGCGGGAGCCGTCATCATCGACCCGGCCAACCTCACGCAATCGGCCTGGAACGACAATCTGCCGCTGACCTTGCTCGAGTACGAGTTCAAGGCGGACCTCAATGCGTATCTGGCCACGCTGGGGCCGGACGCTCCGGTGAAGACCCTGGCCGAGGTCATCGAGTTCAACATCCGCAACGCGGATCGGGAGATGCCATATTTCGGGCAGGAGCGCATGATCGCGGCGCAGGCGCGGGGGCCGCTCACGGACCCCGAGTATCTGAATGCCCAGCGCACGATCCAGCGGGCCAACCGGGAAGACGGGATCGATCGCTTGATGGCTGAACACAATCTGGACGCTATCGTTGCGCCCACGCGGGACATCCCCTGGCCCACCGACCACATCAAGGGTGACCGTGCGGACGGGGGCAGCTCGGCGGGTCCAGCTGCCATCGCCGGCTACCCGGACATCAGCGTGCCCATGGGCTTCGTGGGCGGCCTTCCGCTCGGCATCTCGTTCTTCGGCCGAGCGTGGAGTGAGCCCACTCTGATTCGCATTGCGTATGCGTTCGAACAGGCCACCAATCACCGCCGCATGCCCACCTTCGCGGCCACGCTCGGGTAG
- a CDS encoding gamma-glutamyltransferase — translation MRTLVRLTALACFLCLAPAAAHAQRTQKPVLHGKHWIAITGKPMAATAGAMMFQKGGNAVDAAAAMLAATATMWDVLSWGGETQALIYHPGERRVIGLNALGAAPTGATPEYFREQGMRYPPETGVDAMVTPGTPGGLMRMLAEWGTLSLADVLAPAIEMAEGGYPMEADAARRIGAEAQLMKTWPYTAAVFFPEGEAPEVGEIFVQRDLAATLHKLVEAEAQALSEGKSRKEAIHAAYQRFYRGDIAQEYVRGAREQGSRVTMDDLANWREYIEEPVKTTYKGIEVYKLTHWVQGPVLLQALNILENVDLKSMGYNSARYMHALYQAMNLAFADRDFYYGDPYFPPEEPIAGLLSKDYARERAQQIDWSKNDPAVGPGDPYPHQGGVNPFTELLARWNAGSRAVTDGMTPAELEEYEEDFYMGTTSVQAADEEGWVVSITPSGGWVPAVIAGRTGIGMSQRAQSFVVDAEDGPYNVIEPGKRPRATLTPSLALKDGRPFLSFAVQGGDSQDQNLLQFFLNVVEFDMNVQEAVEAANINSFQMRSSFGNRDIAPGRMLVQDATPPWVQAELRRMGYLLTFAERTSGPINAIFFDWAHGSFWGGSSNHGDDYGVVWD, via the coding sequence ATGCGCACGCTCGTCCGCCTGACCGCTCTGGCCTGCTTCCTCTGTCTCGCACCCGCGGCGGCGCACGCCCAACGCACCCAGAAGCCGGTGCTGCACGGGAAACACTGGATCGCCATCACCGGCAAACCGATGGCCGCGACCGCCGGGGCGATGATGTTCCAGAAGGGGGGCAACGCCGTCGACGCGGCCGCGGCGATGCTGGCGGCGACCGCGACCATGTGGGACGTCCTGTCGTGGGGTGGGGAGACGCAGGCGCTCATCTATCACCCCGGCGAGCGTCGGGTGATCGGGCTCAACGCGCTGGGGGCGGCTCCCACCGGAGCGACGCCCGAGTACTTCCGCGAGCAGGGGATGCGCTACCCACCCGAGACCGGGGTGGACGCCATGGTGACGCCCGGAACTCCGGGCGGACTCATGCGCATGTTGGCCGAGTGGGGAACGCTCTCGCTCGCGGACGTACTGGCCCCCGCCATCGAGATGGCCGAGGGGGGATACCCCATGGAGGCCGATGCCGCGCGTCGCATCGGGGCCGAGGCTCAGCTCATGAAGACGTGGCCCTACACGGCGGCGGTCTTCTTCCCCGAGGGGGAGGCTCCCGAGGTCGGTGAGATCTTCGTGCAGCGTGATCTGGCGGCGACATTACACAAGCTCGTGGAGGCGGAGGCCCAGGCCTTGTCCGAGGGCAAGAGCCGAAAGGAGGCCATCCACGCGGCCTACCAGCGCTTCTACCGGGGTGACATCGCTCAGGAGTATGTGCGGGGCGCACGGGAGCAGGGTTCGCGGGTGACCATGGACGACCTGGCGAACTGGAGGGAGTACATCGAGGAGCCGGTCAAGACGACCTACAAAGGGATCGAGGTCTACAAACTCACGCACTGGGTGCAGGGACCCGTCCTGTTGCAGGCGCTGAACATCCTCGAGAACGTCGACCTGAAGTCGATGGGGTACAACAGCGCCCGCTACATGCACGCCCTCTATCAGGCCATGAACCTCGCCTTCGCCGACCGCGATTTCTACTACGGAGATCCCTATTTTCCGCCAGAGGAGCCGATCGCGGGGCTCTTGTCCAAGGACTACGCCCGGGAGCGCGCACAACAGATCGACTGGAGCAAGAACGACCCTGCAGTGGGGCCGGGCGACCCCTACCCGCATCAGGGAGGAGTCAACCCGTTCACGGAGCTGTTGGCCCGTTGGAATGCGGGATCGCGAGCCGTCACGGACGGCATGACCCCCGCCGAGCTCGAGGAGTACGAAGAGGATTTCTACATGGGCACCACCTCGGTGCAGGCGGCCGACGAGGAGGGATGGGTGGTCTCCATCACACCGTCCGGAGGGTGGGTGCCAGCCGTGATCGCGGGCCGAACCGGAATCGGCATGAGCCAACGAGCTCAGTCGTTCGTCGTCGACGCCGAGGACGGCCCTTACAACGTCATCGAGCCGGGCAAACGGCCGCGGGCCACCCTGACGCCTTCGCTGGCCTTGAAGGATGGGCGGCCGTTCCTGAGCTTCGCCGTACAAGGCGGAGACAGTCAGGATCAGAACCTGCTCCAGTTCTTTCTGAACGTGGTGGAATTCGACATGAACGTGCAGGAGGCCGTCGAGGCCGCCAACATCAATTCGTTCCAGATGCGCAGCTCGTTCGGAAATCGCGACATCGCGCCGGGTCGCATGCTGGTGCAGGACGCGACGCCTCCCTGGGTGCAGGCGGAGTTGAGGCGGATGGGCTACTTGCTGACCTTCGCCGAGCGGACCTCAGGGCCCATCAACGCCATCTTCTTCGACTGGGCGCACGGCAGCTTCTGGGGCGGGTCGAGCAATCACGGCGACGACTACGGCGTGGTCTGGGACTGA
- a CDS encoding membrane dipeptidase, which yields MNRRDFVRAAALTSLAPPLIQPGRASARRDQHDPRALIMDAMGELRTIYESALVREMLASGMDSITVTLCDPKPVGAEGLELAVNGLLEYDRYLAAHPELFIKATRAADVERARRSGRMAVFYLYQNSEQFGGDLDRVDLFHRLGLRSCQITYNDRNRAGVGCRQAGDAGGLTDFGRALIDRMNGIGMLVDLSHANMQTMADAIEASRVPVHISHTACDAVYPHERNTTDANLRALADRGGVVGICQLRPFLTEKKRDNLHTYFRHIDHAVQTAGVEHVCIGSDRDHRVIEMTPEYEAELRAEEGSQVQSTELPYFIDELNGPRRMEVVWDGIAGLGYSGDDVERIMGRNLLRLYEEVIG from the coding sequence ATGAACCGCCGGGACTTCGTCCGCGCCGCTGCCCTCACCTCACTGGCGCCACCGCTCATCCAACCCGGACGTGCGAGTGCACGCCGCGACCAGCACGACCCACGAGCCCTGATCATGGACGCCATGGGAGAGCTGCGGACGATCTACGAATCCGCCCTGGTGCGCGAGATGCTCGCCAGCGGCATGGACTCCATCACGGTCACGCTCTGCGATCCCAAGCCGGTGGGTGCGGAAGGCCTCGAGTTGGCCGTGAACGGACTCCTCGAGTACGACCGCTATCTGGCTGCCCACCCGGAGCTGTTCATCAAGGCCACACGCGCCGCGGACGTGGAGCGCGCACGGCGCTCCGGTCGTATGGCGGTCTTCTATCTCTACCAGAACTCGGAGCAGTTCGGCGGTGATCTGGACCGAGTGGATCTGTTCCACCGACTGGGTCTGCGCAGCTGCCAGATCACGTACAACGACCGCAACCGCGCGGGGGTGGGCTGTCGTCAGGCCGGCGACGCGGGCGGCCTGACGGATTTCGGTCGCGCCTTGATCGACCGGATGAACGGCATCGGGATGCTCGTGGACCTCTCGCATGCCAACATGCAGACGATGGCAGACGCCATCGAGGCCTCTCGGGTGCCCGTTCACATCTCGCACACCGCCTGCGACGCGGTCTACCCACACGAGCGTAACACCACGGATGCCAACCTCCGTGCCCTGGCGGACCGAGGCGGCGTGGTGGGGATCTGTCAGCTGCGGCCGTTCCTCACCGAGAAGAAGCGGGACAACCTGCACACCTACTTCCGCCACATCGATCATGCCGTGCAAACCGCGGGTGTCGAGCACGTCTGCATAGGGTCCGACCGGGATCACCGCGTCATCGAGATGACCCCCGAGTACGAAGCAGAGCTGCGCGCGGAAGAAGGTAGCCAGGTGCAGAGCACCGAGCTCCCCTACTTCATCGACGAGCTGAACGGGCCCCGGCGAATGGAAGTGGTATGGGACGGAATCGCGGGACTGGGCTATTCCGGAGACGACGTGGAGCGGATTATGGGCCGCAATCTCCTTCGCCTCTACGAGGAGGTCATAGGCTGA
- a CDS encoding DUF4159 domain-containing protein, which produces MLPLPASRLPLLGMLLGSVLLTPPETGTPRLPPPGQPISAQEFFQAAPAGYDFYFTRAVYGTGLARGFRRYASWATDFPKADEQFVIVIDRTLELLDVYQGVNPVRLDDPELRRFPFLYMLEVGYMSLSDEEVRGLRDYLLSGGFLVVDDFWGTAEWNNFEYEMRRVFPELPIVELGTDHQLFNTFYDIEEIKQVPAANNLYRRYERDGIVPHIRGIHDDKGRLMMVINWNSDLGDAWEWSERPEYPFDLSSYAYKLAVNFIIYSLTH; this is translated from the coding sequence ATGTTGCCTCTGCCCGCCTCCCGCCTGCCGCTCCTGGGCATGTTGCTGGGAAGCGTGCTGTTGACGCCGCCCGAAACGGGCACACCGCGACTCCCGCCTCCGGGGCAGCCCATCAGCGCCCAGGAGTTCTTCCAGGCCGCGCCAGCCGGATACGACTTCTACTTCACACGCGCGGTCTATGGCACTGGCTTGGCGCGCGGTTTCCGGCGCTACGCTTCCTGGGCCACCGACTTCCCCAAGGCAGACGAGCAGTTCGTGATCGTGATCGATCGCACGCTGGAGCTGCTGGACGTCTACCAGGGCGTCAACCCCGTGCGGCTGGACGATCCGGAGCTTCGGCGCTTCCCCTTCCTGTACATGCTCGAGGTCGGCTACATGAGCCTCTCGGACGAGGAGGTCCGCGGTCTGCGCGACTACCTCCTCTCCGGTGGTTTCCTGGTGGTGGACGACTTCTGGGGCACTGCGGAGTGGAACAACTTCGAGTACGAGATGCGTCGCGTCTTCCCCGAGCTCCCCATCGTCGAGCTGGGAACCGATCACCAACTCTTCAACACGTTCTACGACATCGAGGAGATCAAGCAGGTCCCGGCCGCCAACAATCTCTACCGGCGCTACGAACGGGACGGCATCGTGCCCCACATCCGAGGCATCCATGACGACAAGGGCCGCCTGATGATGGTGATCAACTGGAACAGCGACCTGGGCGATGCCTGGGAATGGTCCGAGCGCCCCGAGTATCCCTTCGACCTGTCGTCGTACGCCTACAAGCTGGCGGTCAACTTCATCATCTACTCGTTGACGCACTGA
- a CDS encoding ADOP family duplicated permease, which translates to MAERGRQEGEGRSFDIRNVRRDVRADLADELAFHFEQTIEELIRAGWSPVEARAEAQRRFGDQQRYVTELVRTDRRTARGEALRRRLQDGWSAWKIVLRGLGRSPGFAVTAVLTLALGIGANATMFGIVDRLLLRPPDHVVNAERVRRLFVRREWRPGDLIVDNTLSYPDVEDWEGARTIRSLAAYSSWGEVTMGRGPGSIRVRAALAQAAFFPTLGVQPALGRFYTRDEDRVGGPTVAVLGYELWQSAFGGDPGVVGRTIELGGEAFDIVGVAPQRFTGMELRRVDLWLPLEKYGFEVMGNASDSRNDWWVNAVARLADTVSVARVEAELTALHRAGRADAGGSYDPEASIVAVSSIVARGPEGESGGPGSVARVSVWLAGVSLVVLLIACANVANLFLARASQRRRELAVRVSLGIPRERLAFMVLGESLLLAVFAAFAAMALATWGGAVVRRTLLPDVDWSGVGWDPRVGLATLGVTLLAGVLAGVAPAMSATRTDVIEGLRAGDGRSSLGRSRVRTALLVLQPGLSVLLLVGAGLFVRSLSAVRGIDLGFDPDGLYTVRLEADEGGNPLPSATSPLADLYERAQERAGALPVVDQAALAFSMPFRDSWSAEFRAPGLDSLPHFPGGGPYLNAVSPQFLSTMGLEVRRGRGIEDSDAEGTLPVMVVNEYLASRLWPDQDPIGRCVLIGRDAETCTTVVGVVENAHRQGLIEPDEALYYLPLAQHLNDYPPRTLFVRVRPGAADVQQSLRRELEGFDSRIRFAAVRGYREILDPQARAWQLGATLFTLFGALALVVAAVGIYSVFAFDVTRRVPEIGIRGALGATPGWIVRLVLADVARVAGTGLVLGLVVALLLAPRLAPLLYAVPARDPVVLAGVTVVLCLVALAAGAVPAWRATRVEPTVALRAE; encoded by the coding sequence ATGGCGGAGCGGGGGAGGCAGGAGGGGGAGGGACGGAGCTTCGACATCCGCAACGTGCGGCGTGACGTGCGTGCCGATCTCGCGGACGAACTGGCGTTCCATTTCGAACAGACCATCGAAGAGCTGATCCGGGCGGGCTGGTCACCCGTAGAGGCGCGTGCCGAGGCTCAGCGTCGGTTTGGAGACCAGCAGCGCTACGTGACGGAGCTCGTGCGCACGGACCGCCGCACAGCACGCGGCGAGGCGCTGCGACGCCGCCTACAGGACGGGTGGAGCGCGTGGAAGATCGTGTTGCGCGGCCTGGGGCGCTCTCCCGGCTTCGCCGTGACGGCCGTGCTGACCCTGGCCCTGGGAATCGGGGCCAACGCCACCATGTTCGGGATCGTCGATCGACTGCTCCTGCGACCGCCCGATCATGTGGTGAACGCGGAGCGGGTGCGCCGCCTGTTCGTGCGCCGGGAGTGGCGGCCCGGTGACCTGATCGTCGACAACACCCTTTCGTATCCCGATGTCGAGGACTGGGAAGGCGCGCGCACCATTCGCTCGCTTGCGGCCTACTCATCCTGGGGCGAAGTCACGATGGGACGGGGGCCCGGCTCTATCCGCGTGCGGGCGGCGCTCGCCCAAGCTGCGTTCTTCCCGACCTTGGGCGTGCAGCCCGCGCTGGGTCGCTTCTACACGCGCGACGAGGACCGCGTCGGCGGCCCTACCGTGGCGGTGCTGGGATACGAGCTGTGGCAATCGGCGTTTGGCGGTGATCCGGGCGTGGTGGGCCGGACGATCGAGTTGGGTGGCGAGGCCTTCGACATCGTGGGGGTGGCTCCGCAACGGTTCACGGGGATGGAGCTTCGCCGCGTGGACCTGTGGCTTCCCCTCGAGAAGTATGGCTTCGAGGTCATGGGCAACGCCTCCGACAGCCGGAACGACTGGTGGGTCAACGCGGTTGCGAGACTGGCCGACACCGTGAGCGTGGCCCGGGTGGAGGCGGAGCTGACCGCGCTGCACCGCGCTGGCAGGGCGGATGCCGGCGGCTCGTACGATCCCGAGGCGAGCATCGTCGCCGTCTCGTCCATCGTGGCGCGGGGACCGGAGGGCGAGAGTGGAGGGCCGGGCAGCGTTGCGCGTGTCTCGGTCTGGCTGGCCGGCGTGTCGCTCGTGGTGCTGCTGATCGCCTGTGCCAATGTCGCCAACCTCTTTCTCGCCCGCGCCAGCCAGCGGCGGCGCGAGCTGGCCGTGCGGGTCTCGCTCGGGATCCCCCGTGAACGCCTGGCCTTCATGGTCTTGGGAGAGAGCCTCTTGCTGGCCGTCTTCGCGGCATTCGCCGCCATGGCCTTGGCGACCTGGGGTGGTGCGGTGGTGCGCAGGACCCTGCTGCCGGACGTCGACTGGTCGGGCGTGGGCTGGGACCCGCGCGTCGGCTTGGCGACACTGGGCGTGACGCTGCTGGCCGGCGTGCTGGCGGGTGTGGCGCCCGCGATGTCTGCGACCCGTACGGACGTCATCGAAGGACTGCGTGCGGGGGATGGCCGCAGCAGTCTGGGGCGGAGCCGGGTGCGTACCGCGCTCCTGGTTCTCCAGCCGGGGCTCTCCGTGTTGCTGCTCGTGGGAGCGGGGCTGTTCGTGCGCAGCCTTTCCGCGGTGCGGGGGATCGACCTCGGCTTCGATCCGGACGGGCTGTACACGGTGCGACTGGAAGCCGATGAGGGTGGAAACCCTCTGCCGTCGGCCACCTCGCCGTTGGCGGATCTGTACGAACGTGCGCAGGAGCGTGCAGGGGCGCTGCCTGTGGTCGATCAGGCTGCCTTGGCCTTCAGCATGCCCTTCCGCGATAGCTGGAGCGCGGAGTTTCGCGCCCCCGGACTGGACTCGCTACCCCACTTTCCCGGTGGTGGCCCCTACCTCAATGCCGTGAGCCCGCAGTTCCTCTCCACCATGGGCCTCGAGGTCCGGCGTGGGCGGGGCATCGAGGACAGTGACGCCGAAGGCACGCTGCCCGTGATGGTGGTCAACGAGTATCTGGCTTCGCGGCTGTGGCCCGATCAGGATCCGATCGGGCGCTGCGTTCTGATCGGGCGCGATGCCGAGACCTGTACGACTGTGGTGGGCGTCGTCGAAAACGCGCATCGCCAAGGCCTCATCGAACCGGACGAGGCGCTCTACTACCTGCCGCTGGCCCAGCATCTGAACGACTATCCGCCGCGCACGCTCTTCGTGCGAGTGCGTCCGGGGGCCGCGGATGTGCAGCAGTCTTTGCGCCGGGAGCTGGAGGGCTTCGATTCTCGCATCCGCTTCGCCGCAGTGCGAGGCTACCGCGAGATCCTCGATCCCCAAGCGCGGGCGTGGCAGTTGGGCGCGACGCTCTTCACACTGTTCGGAGCGCTGGCCTTGGTGGTGGCGGCCGTGGGGATCTACAGCGTCTTCGCCTTCGATGTCACCCGCCGCGTACCGGAAATCGGGATCCGGGGGGCTCTGGGGGCCACGCCCGGGTGGATCGTCCGGCTGGTGCTCGCAGATGTGGCGCGGGTGGCCGGGACGGGGTTGGTGCTCGGGTTGGTGGTCGCACTTCTGCTGGCCCCGCGGCTCGCGCCGCTGCTGTACGCCGTGCCCGCTCGTGATCCCGTCGTACTGGCCGGCGTCACGGTGGTGCTGTGTCTGGTGGCGCTGGCAGCGGGTGCCGTTCCGGCCTGGCGGGCCACCCGGGTGGAGCCCACCGTGGCGCTCCGCGCGGAGTAG
- a CDS encoding PadR family transcriptional regulator, with product MEQQGMRLLQGTLDLLVLNALEGGASHGYAVASWIRDATGDRLQIEDGALYTALHRMERKGWLRAEWGLTDTNRRAKFYQLTPSGRRRLQDDSRTWVEYAEAVFAVLKAAKATNVS from the coding sequence ATGGAGCAGCAAGGGATGCGGTTGTTACAGGGGACTCTGGACCTCCTGGTCCTGAACGCCCTGGAGGGAGGGGCGTCGCACGGCTACGCCGTCGCGAGTTGGATCCGAGACGCGACGGGGGACCGGCTGCAGATCGAGGACGGGGCGCTCTACACGGCCTTGCACCGCATGGAGCGCAAAGGCTGGCTTCGAGCGGAATGGGGCCTCACCGACACCAACCGCCGCGCCAAGTTCTATCAGCTGACCCCATCCGGACGGAGGCGTCTGCAGGACGATTCCCGCACGTGGGTGGAATACGCCGAGGCGGTCTTCGCCGTGTTGAAGGCGGCCAAAGCCACGAACGTTTCCTGA
- a CDS encoding caspase family protein, with amino-acid sequence MHATVLALSLAFAGPAHSATPGWAAHPQQAWERYVEAQLDLSALGLGSLAARRVWSETGSLAAGTSAYFQMRPEPGITYTLQGVCDERCDDLDLRVTGLEGAVVGRDGAPDAVPLVHFNLGDAGPFEVQVTMVGCLASACRFGVALYEAGPSEARARGTPAPSEGAAPTDTGVSLPWDGRSSLRGRLLPDQFFHRIDRAFAKGDHLDALLRSSEFHPYLAAVSPSGRWWVGDASEAGGSRLSLEVDEPGTWRLFLASRLATESGAYVFEAAPAPGSTTGFKEAPTVLGAQASGGGSPRVFGVFVGISDYPGNGVDLPYTSADASRTLDAMRHSRDLDEAGQALFTDDRATRRSVLRAVRRLSAAAGPDDTFVFFFSGHGVQVPAPRAQASDPDGLDEALMLHDGPLLDDELAEALAEAQAGAIVVILDACYSGGFAKDVISRPGRLGIFSSEEHVTSQVAAEYRAGGYLSEFVFDGVGKRAADQDGDGALTATELLEYLHERYRRQSDLSHQHLVVDRGSVAGERVLFR; translated from the coding sequence ATGCACGCGACGGTCCTGGCGCTCTCGCTGGCGTTCGCCGGCCCGGCCCATTCCGCCACACCCGGCTGGGCGGCTCACCCCCAGCAGGCGTGGGAGCGCTACGTGGAGGCCCAGCTCGACCTGTCGGCACTCGGCCTGGGCAGCCTGGCGGCCCGCCGTGTTTGGTCCGAGACCGGGTCGCTGGCCGCCGGCACCTCGGCCTACTTCCAGATGAGGCCCGAGCCGGGGATCACCTATACCCTCCAGGGAGTCTGCGACGAGCGTTGCGATGATCTGGACCTGCGGGTCACCGGATTGGAGGGGGCCGTGGTGGGCAGGGATGGCGCGCCGGACGCCGTCCCGCTGGTGCACTTCAACCTGGGAGACGCAGGGCCTTTCGAGGTTCAGGTCACCATGGTCGGCTGCCTGGCCAGCGCATGCCGCTTCGGGGTGGCGCTCTACGAGGCGGGACCCTCCGAAGCACGCGCCCGCGGTACACCTGCACCCTCAGAGGGCGCAGCGCCCACCGATACCGGCGTCTCGCTGCCGTGGGATGGCAGGAGCTCCCTGCGCGGACGACTGTTGCCAGATCAGTTCTTCCATCGCATCGACCGAGCCTTCGCCAAGGGCGACCATCTGGACGCGTTGCTCCGCTCGTCGGAGTTCCATCCCTATTTGGCCGCGGTCTCGCCCAGCGGACGCTGGTGGGTGGGCGACGCGTCGGAGGCCGGAGGATCGCGTCTCTCCCTCGAGGTCGACGAGCCGGGCACCTGGCGTCTCTTCCTCGCGTCCCGCCTCGCGACGGAGTCGGGAGCGTACGTCTTCGAGGCCGCGCCTGCGCCGGGCTCCACGACGGGGTTCAAGGAGGCACCCACGGTGCTGGGAGCGCAGGCATCCGGAGGGGGCTCCCCCCGGGTGTTCGGCGTCTTCGTGGGCATCTCGGACTACCCGGGCAACGGCGTCGACCTTCCGTACACGTCGGCGGACGCCAGCCGCACGCTGGACGCGATGCGGCACAGCCGCGATCTGGACGAGGCCGGCCAGGCCCTCTTCACGGACGATCGTGCCACGCGCCGCAGCGTCCTGCGTGCGGTGCGCCGCCTGAGCGCAGCTGCCGGGCCCGACGACACCTTCGTCTTCTTCTTCTCAGGGCACGGCGTGCAGGTCCCCGCTCCTCGAGCGCAGGCGTCCGATCCGGATGGTCTCGACGAGGCGCTGATGCTCCACGACGGCCCGCTGTTGGACGACGAGCTGGCGGAGGCGTTGGCCGAGGCGCAGGCAGGCGCGATCGTCGTGATCCTGGACGCCTGCTACAGCGGAGGCTTCGCCAAGGATGTGATCTCCCGCCCGGGCCGGCTCGGCATCTTCTCCAGCGAAGAGCACGTCACGTCACAGGTCGCCGCCGAGTATCGAGCCGGCGGCTATCTCTCGGAGTTCGTCTTCGACGGAGTGGGCAAACGAGCGGCCGACCAGGATGGCGATGGCGCCCTGACGGCGACCGAGCTGCTCGAGTACCTGCACGAGCGCTACCGGCGCCAGAGCGATCTTTCCCACCAACATCTCGTGGTCGATCGCGGAAGCGTGGCTGGCGAACGGGTGCTGTTCCGTTAG